The Pogoniulus pusillus isolate bPogPus1 chromosome 3, bPogPus1.pri, whole genome shotgun sequence nucleotide sequence AAAGTCAATATGCAATTTAGGCCCATCACCAGCAATAGAAAGACAAGCTCCCAGCACAGGCCTCCCTGCAACCTAGAATCCAGCAGAGGCTAAAATAAAAACCACAACAGGAGAGCATTCAGCATTGCTTACAAAAGCAAATGAACTCTACACCTACCCTAATATTTCCTCTGGTGAGAGCAAGTCAATGTTTAAGCAACAATGCAGGTCCAGTCAAACCATGGGGAAGCAGTTTACAGGGGATTGCTTGCACGTAAGATAAACAGCTCCCTGGAACCATTTGTGTTCTTGCCCCACACAAGGCAGCTGGCAAAATGAGACCACCAGGAACTGTTCCAGATCTGTAACTGTCAAGCCTAAATTTTTCCATCTTTAACATGAGCACACTCAACTGACTTCAACAATGAGCTACCAGATGTGCTACAGATAGACACTGTTTTTTTCCAGATCAGTTGATCAGTTTCCTCTCAGACCTGTCAAGTTTAAGAAACCCAGAACCACAGTGTAAGCCTTTCACACACAGTCACAAAGGtaactagagaaaaaaaaacctcctttaCTACAGGCTGCTTCCTTCACGTGGGTTTGTAGACTTCTTTATCACCTACAGTACTCCTCAGAGTATTTGTTTGATGTCAATAATGTATAGGACAGGAAACCACTCTAcacagcaagctcctgcctCTATTCTCTACCAGACCTGGTCCTTAGAATGTATTTAGACAGGTCTAGGAAAAAATACACCAACCATGTCAGATTAATTAAGCAGCTTGATTGGTTGTACCACTAATGACTTCCTTCAGCACTGAGTGATGAAGCAAACTCTGCTATTTAAGCTAAGGAGGCACACTTACAGTCTCTGAGCAGTTGTGCTGGAAACCATTTTGAGGTCCCATTTCCACAGCCTGAAACAAACTCATCTGCTGATTGTCATTTTGACCTAGAGTGCAGCATGCATCCTCATGGTGTTGAGAGATTGTTCAGAGCATGCAAGAACATCTGAATTACTTACTCTAAAGCACACACACCAGATTAAGTGGGACTTTTATTTTCCTCAGTCTACCACCAGAAGAGCTCCATTTTACAGACAACACTTCAGCAAATGCCTTTTTGTTTAGTTCACCTCTATCCCTTGATTCCTACCGGAGAGATGATCCTCACATCCAAACGGTTCAAGCATTGAGGTATTTTGCATGGTGTTTGATGTGGTCATTAATAAATGTTGCAATGAAAAAATAGCTGTGATCATAACcctagaaaaaaaaccaacaacaaaggAATCAGCAGCAGTTCATGACAAAGCAATCATGCCACACTGTCTTCTAGGAGAGTTTATCACTCTTCTGGTTTAAGGCAGTTGAAAATACCTGTATTATACATAAAACCTGTAAAGGACACAGGAGAGGTTAAGTATCAGTGAACACTGGGAAGCTAAACAAAGTACCTTAACCTGCCCtcatcacagaactttagaggttggaaaagacctctagagatctccagagatccttcAGCCCAATCTTCCCTGCCAGGCAGAATCACCtggggtagtttgcacaggaatatatccgggtgggttttgaaagtctccagagaaggagattccacaacctctctgggtagcctgtgccagggctctgtcaccctcactgtaaagaagtttcccctcacgttgaggtgaaaccttctatgttccaatttgtagccattgctcctggtcctactgctgctgaccagagaAAAGAGATTGCCTCtgtccacttgacacccacccctcagatatttgtatacactgatcagatctctcagtcttctccagaccaaacagcctcatgtttctcagtctctcttcacaggggagatgctcaagtcccccagtcgttcttgtggctctctgctggactctctccagtagctccctgtctctcttgaacaggggagctcaaaactggacacgGTATTCCAAGTTTGGTCTCACCAGGGAAGAGCACAGgaggagaataacctccctacacctgctggccacactttacctgatgcaccccagggtgcaattggctctcttggctattgtcagggcacattgctggcctaTGCAGGACttgctatccaccaggactgcaaggtctttctccacagaactgctttACAGCAGGACAGCCCCCAGCTTGTGCTGGCACTTGTAAATCTGGGCATGTAAATTAGAGATGGAGAAGAGCCAAtgtcagctgcagggcaggatgcaATTTAAGAAAgcaatgttaggaggaagttcttcccagagagagtgatttgccactggagtgggctgcccagggaggtggtggagtcactgtgcctggaggtgttcaagaaaagagtggatggcACTCTTTTGagtggttgactggacagggctgggtgctaggttggactggatgatcttggaggcctcttccaacctggatgattctatgatcctattacTGCCCTTGCTTGCATTGCCCTACTGGTAAAACACAGGGAGAATAAGGAGAAGACAATCCAGGTCTAAATTACTACACTAAAATGACAAGGAAAGCTCTGAACTGCTGCATTCTGTCAACACTGCATCTATCTTTAAGTGCAAGCCCTTATGACAAACCTGAGAAGACAATCCCTCTCGCTTCTCATAACTGAGCCCCTCAGTGCATCAGACCAAGTTGTCAACTGCTTGCAAAGGCAGTTCCATGCCTTTCCCCATGCACGGAAGCatgcaaaccaaaacacagatttATGCTAAACACAGTACCCATAGCACacctgtcactgctgctgtaCTGACTGTGAAGCTTATTAAAAAGCCttactactgctgcttctgctgaccacTGGAAACTTGAATCATCATCAACACATCAGTCTGGTGAAAACTACAATCATGACTCCACCTAGTGGTGACGTGCAGCTAAACTGACAGATACTGCACTCCTTGATGATTGATAGATGCTAAGGCAAACGTCACTTCTCAACCTCTTCCTCACCTGGCCAGGGGCACAGCTACAGGTAACTGACACCCCAAGAAGAATCAGTTTCTCCATTAtctgccacacagactccaagatcacaaaccaacaacccaagAAGCATAGGCTGCAGAGCGATTTACCTGCTGCAGTCTGAAGACAACTGGGATTTTCCGCTCTGTGCAGGCTGCAATGAAGTTGTCAGGCAGTaactgccctgctgagaggaACTGGTCATCTTTGCCTTGATCAATCAAGATGTCCAGGTGAGAGTCTGGATAGGACTTCACAAGTTGTGTAGCATCATATGCCTGCAGAAGTAGGAAAGAAACAACCGTAAGTTATGTGACTGGGTCAAATTTGCTGACTGCAAGAGAGGAAAACTCCAGACTGGGGAAATTCCAGGCAAGTGAGAAGCCATACTTGTGTTTTAAAAAAAGGCCACTGGTATGACCTAAGTAATTACCAAGCTTGCAGTTTGACCTTATTTCTGGACCAAACACCAtgtccagcccagagctggattcACACAGAACCAAGAACTGCAATCATCTAGTACCAACTCAAACACTCCTACAGAAACCAGAGCTTGGAAAAAGAGCTCAGTATCTCCATGTAACTATTTGGGCACCTACAAGTCAGAACATGAATGTAACTGACAGTGATTTAAAGCAGAAATATGGAAACTGGAGGCTATTTGTGCAAAGACAGGTctgtctgttcctgatgtttgCTGGTGATGTACTGGACAGGGCTTGTAGAAAAGCTCCAAATCAAGGTAAGAGGCCAGAAAACATTTCCCCAACCCCCCAGATTAATTCATTGTGTGCACTGTAAGCAAGTTTGCTTTGTGATTTTGAAATACATAAACTATTAACTGTGAAAGCAGCTAATGCTCTGCATTCCAGCAACGTTTTAATCAGGCCTGGGCATCTTTCTAAGAGGGACTTTGGTCCAATTTACAAGGGATTTAACTTTGCCTTGTGTTTACTTACAAGGAAATCAAGAGTACCTGGTCACAGCAATCTCTTCTGATTTAATCCTAGAACACAGCACAACGGTTGTGCTGAGCCCccaaagggctgcccaggcagtgcaGCAACATGCATACCAATACTTTTGCATCCTACCCATCCATCCAGGACTACCTGTACTCCAAAATTAGGGTCCTGAAGCTACAATCTAACTTTTTTCTTGTTTAACCCTGTTCCACTCGATAGCAATTTCACAAGATCCAATGGGCTCCTCTGTGAGCTGCCTCCAAAACGATGCCTTTGCAGATGCCATGGGGCTCCTCGGCCTCTGTATGGTTTGGAGCAGTTTCTCTTTTCTGCCACTAAAAACCTCAGATGTTTTGTGCATTGAGAACTGAATTTTTGAGAAACAGGCCACAGTTCTAGTCTATTAAACTGCTCACTGCTTCCATGAAGTATGGAGGGCCTCAGACTGCTCACAACGCTTCTTAGACCATATTTTGAGATCTTCATTAAAAAAGGAGGACTCTAATCTAGTTGATGGCTGAGTCTTCTCTCTCATGACATTTGTTAGAAGCACCATCAGGCAAGTCACAACCACTAGAAACACATAAACGCTTATCCATGCTTAGGAGTGTAGTGAAACAACAATACCAGTGCAGAGGCACCCCAGAGTTTTGTCCTGGACTCCTGCTGTGATGTAAGTACAGATCACTCACTCACGTGTTACTGAAGGACTGCAAGTTGCATCACATACCTCCCATTTGCTCACATCTGATCCCAGGTACCCACCAAAGGCTTTCTTCCCCCACTgacactgcatggggttgcagATGGGTGCAAAGGCTGATACAGACTGTTCAGAAAGAAAGCATGAAACAAACCATGAATTAAGAAAGGTGATTTCTGCCAACTGGCAAGTAAACCAACAGCCTTTTCAAAAAACATTTGCCACTTACTGCTACAACCCAGGACCTCCCCCACCAACCCTCTAAATGGCCTAAACATTATCCTGCTTTCCTCTTATTTGTTCACCCTAGTCTcacagttttgctttgctttttgctcCTGAGCCAAGCTCCAAAAGGCAGGGCTAGATGCCCCATTCCTTTCCTTGTTGGGAGATGCTGGCTTGCATCACTTTAAGCAGCACAGAAGGATCTCAAGTCTACTGTTGGGTCACCATGGTCCCAGTGTGGGACCGTTTTGTCTCCAACAGGATTTTGGCAGAACATAACAGAAGTTCCTGAAGCACAGGGCTGCTTGGCCAGTCTAAATATTCAAGAGTGTCTCACAAATGTAGGTATCtccaggctcaggggtgaagaAAAGTACATTTCAGATCACAGCTCCTGGTACTGGTGCCAGGACTCCAAGCCCTATTCTTACACTCTTTTTTTGGATTTAGCCCTGAGACATCAATATTTCTACCCTCAtaccttgcaaaaaaaaaaaagcagcaaaccaTCTGAGCCACAGCCAAGTCCTCTTGGATTTTAGTATTTTCAATTTAATGCTTAATTCTTTTAGATTATAAAATTCACAGTTAAGTGCCAACAGTGAAAACGGAAATCTCTGAACCATGGGCTCCAAAAGATAAAACTGAGAGATAAAAATAAAGCTTTATCTTATATCCAAGTCTTTTATAAGGCCAAGCTAATGGCACTGAGTACTGTGCTAATGGAAAATCACAGCTgcatttctgcagcagctgactGACTAGTGCACAGCCCTCACAGCCCATGAAAGGATTGATGCACAAGGGCAGAGCCCCacatctttcatagaatcaaccaggttggaagagacctccaagctcatccactccaacctagcacccagccctagccactcaaccagaccatggcactaagtgcctcagccaggcttttcttcaacacctccagggatggtgactccaccacctccctgggcagcccattccaatgccaatcactctctctgccaacaacttcctcctaacacccagcttagacttcccctggcacaacttgagactgtgtccccttgttcagttgttgcttgcctgggagaagagaccctcacttggctacagcctcccttcaggtagttgtagatagcaatgaggtcccccccctgagcctcctcttctgcaggctgcacacccccagctccctcagcctctcctcatagggtttgtgttccaggcctctccccagctttgttgcccttctctggacacattccaacacctccacatGCACTTTACACAAGCCCAGCTCCAAAGCAAATCATGAAATTTCTCTCAAACTCTCATGACTGTAAAAGGAAACCCAAATGGGCTCCAGCATCTTCGATTTAGGTTCAagtaaaacacaaacaaatgcaaCTTCAGGTACCCTGAATGCTCaataaagaaataaacagacaaacaaatgaACATTTGAAAATGCTGCCATGAAACtcttggaaaggaaaaaacagtcGGGGTGTACGTCCTCCAGATACTACTCCATGTGCAGCTCAGGTGCTTACAGGTACACTTGCTATCACTTAACAGACTCTGCAGTAAATTCCAAGCAAACACACATATAATAGTGGCAGGAAACTGTGCTGGTAAAGTTCCAAAACTAGCAAGGTGAGATTTAAAAAGATAGAGCACACAAACAGATTCCTAAACAATACTGGCAGCATGAAGTAACTGCAGAGCTAGAAGGAGCTTGTTCAGAGTCAAAAATACCTGGTTTTGAAGAGCTGTAGCTTTACCCAAAAGGAATTGAGCTTTTCTTAACTTTTAAAATGTGCAGACTACTTCttttttattaattttattCATCATTCCTGAGTGGTATTTTTGGCAATTTGCACCTTCCAATGCTAGGTATCAATGAACTGCTACCACTGAAGCCATCTGTAGGTTTAATGCTATAACAGAACTTGGTattatgttttctttcttcacttCTATAGAAATCTCTGTCAGTCTTAGTATATACCGCAGATAAGCTGCATTATTTCTTACTTTGTACTTTCCAGGATTCTTCAGAGTAAGAATAAGAGCCCCATGACCTCCCATGGAATGCCCAAAAATCGACATCCGTTCGGGATCAGTTGGAAAATTGGCATTGATTAGTTTAGGCAGCTGTAAAGGAACAGTAACAATAAAAAATACTGCTGTAACTTGAGCATGTTTATAAGAAAAAGGACAAATAACTAACACAAGGCCAAGAAGCCCACTTCTCTGGCCTAGTTTGACATTTGTTATCATGGCCTGAAAGCAGTTTGAACTGGAACAATAAAACCAAGAGGAAACAACTCATCTGACAGTGAGTAAAACATCTCTGTAGAAACCTATCAAAACTCTGTAATAAAAGCTGTGGGAATTTCCTATCAAGCATAGGCTTATTCTCGTACTTAAACCCATGCATGCTCTTGTAAGTGACCAGAATGGCAAACTCTTCCTGGGAGGTTACTTGCTCACCATATGCCCTTCAATTCCATTACAAAACAGATGATACAACCACATACAACGTAAACTGCACACTCAGCTTTCTAGTATGTACCTCAAGGATCTACTTTAATGCTCAGGTgctaagaaaaaagaaaagaaaaagaacaaaaccactaCCACACCCTCCCCAAGACAGGCAGTGAAAATGGTCTAAACAAGCAATCCAGCTGAAGCACTGGTGCAGTGAAATGCAGTGGGTtgttccagaagcagcagactgTACAAGTGAAAATAACAAGATTAGAAATGTAGGCCAAGCCTGTGGCATGTCTGCCAGGAAAACTACACTCAATTAGTTCTTGCTCAAACCCTGCCAGGTGTTACGATCTCTCTGCTTCCTCAGTTCTGAGATGGTATCTGTTTGGTGAGGGAAGGGATAAGAACTGGATAAATCCAACCAACAAAATGAtcaaggattaaaaaaaacaacccagtaaACTCTTATAAAACAGGAAAGCATGAAAATAACAAACCACCCATGGGCTATCAAGATGGCAAGCTTTGGTGCTAAGAACAAAAGGCATGACTGAACTGTACCCATTCTGCACGTTAGCCAAAAATAgcagaggagcccagcagcaaagTTACCTCATCCTTTATGTAGGAATACATCCTATAGTTTGTTTTCCAAGGATCTTCAGTGGCATCTACATAAAAACCAGCGCCAGTGCCAAAATCCCAGCTTTCATCTTCTCCTTCAATATTGCAGCCACCTGTCACGAAAATTCCTTCTATCATTACTGTCTTCCCTTTTATTAGGTGTTCAGAATTGGAGAACTTGCCACACAAATCAGAGACACTGGACATGAGTTTCTCTATCAATGGGTCTCTACCCACCCAGCTCTAAGAAAATCCAGATTTTCATTCACCAGTACAGCATTTTCAAGTTCATCAATGCTGCCCATGTATAGAACTTCTAAGTTGCTTCAGTATCCCTTCATAAATAAACATAACACACATATCAAAAGTTGACACCTGTTAATGGGCGTTATCAGCTTATTTCAGTTACAAGACCTCCTCCGATCAAGTATAAGAAACTATGTGAGAAACAGAAACTGTAGAAGATTCTTTCTGCTAGGACAGACCCATGTATCACTCAACGATGCATCCagacctgtttcagtgctccaaaTAATGCCTGCTACACCTCCCTTATTAAGATTCAGCAACATAATAACACTTACTGTTCCTATCACTTTGTAAGTCCATAACTCTGCCTTTTCTGCAATTCATTTCATTGCTCTCATCTATGATCCCCCATAAAGCTCAAGTAATTTCTTCTTTCAATAACTACAGGGCTgtatccttttttttccaaggcCACACTTTCAAACTAGATTTGCAGAAGTCTCCTTGACAGTCAGTacacctcatccagtcctcttACTGTTCCACTTATCAGCCCATGATTTATCAGACTGGTTTGCAGGACAGAATGTAATATTTCAAAGCGTACGTGAGAGGAAATaatgtcctccttttctccacaatGTTCCTAGTTTCTGCAACCCACAATTACATGGGCTTTCACCGCTGTCAGATTACACTGCACACCAGCATGTCATTTGGCAGTCCCTGACAATC carries:
- the ESD gene encoding S-formylglutathione hydrolase encodes the protein MALKQISSNRCFEGFQKVFEHDSAELKCRMKFGIYLPPKAETGRCPVLYWLSGLTCTEQNFITKAGFHQAAAEHGLIVVAPDTSPRGCNIEGEDESWDFGTGAGFYVDATEDPWKTNYRMYSYIKDELPKLINANFPTDPERMSIFGHSMGGHGALILTLKNPGKYKSVSAFAPICNPMQCQWGKKAFGGYLGSDVSKWEAYDATQLVKSYPDSHLDILIDQGKDDQFLSAGQLLPDNFIAACTERKIPVVFRLQQGYDHSYFFIATFINDHIKHHAKYLNA